From the genome of Streptomyces sp. NBC_00523:
ATCCCGGTCGCCTTCTGGAGCTTCCGGTGGATGATCGGCTTCGGCATGGCCTCGTTCGGCCTCGGCATCCTCGGCCTGTGGCTCACCCGGAAGAAGTTCATGCTGCCCGAGGCGATGCGCACGGGTGAGGACGAGGTGCCGCATCTGGTTCTCTTCAAGACCAAGGCCCTGAGCCCGCGTCTCACCCGGTGCTACTGGATCGTCGCCCTGTGGACGCTGCTCTTCCCGCTGATCGCCAACTCCTGGGGCTGGATCTTCACCGAGATGGGCCGGCAGCCCTGGGTGGTCTACGGCGTGCTCCGCACCCGTGACGCGGTCTCCCCCGGTGTCTCCCAGGGCGAGGTGCTGACCTCGCTGATCGTCTTCACCGTGCTGTACGCGGTGCTCGCCGTCATCGAGGTCCGGCTCCTCCTGAAGTACATCAAGGCCGGACCGCCGGAGCTCACGGACGACGACCTCAACCCGCCCACCCGGATCGGCGGCGACCACGAAGACGCCGACCGGCCCATGGCCTTCTCCTACTGAGAGCGGGAGCCGAGATATGGAACTCCACGACGTCTGGTTCGTGCTCATCGCCGTCCTGTGGACCGGCTACTTCTTCCTGGAGGGCTTCGACTTCGGAATCGGCGTCCTCACCAAGCTGCTGGCCCGGGACCGCAAGGAACGGCGGGTGCTGATCAACACCATCGGCCCGGTCTGGGACGGCAACGAGGTCTGGCTGCTCAGCGCCGGCGGAGCGACCTTCGCCGCGTTCCCCGAGTGGTACGCCACGCTGTTCTCCGGCTTCTACCTGCCGCTGCTGGTCATCCTGCTCTGCCTGATCGTGCGCGGTGTCGCCTTCGAGTACCGGGCGAAGCGGCCCGAGGAGAAGTGGCAGACCAACTGGGAGCACGCGATCTTCTGGACCTCGCTGATCCCCGCCGTGCTGTGGGGTGTGGCCTTCGGCAACATCGTGCGCGGCGTGAAGATCGACGCCCACATGGAGTACACGGGCAGCGTCCTCGACCTGCTGAACCCCTACGCGCTCCTCGGCGGCCTGGTCACCCTCACCCTCTTCACCTTCCACGGCGCGGTGTTCGCCGGGCTGAAGACGGCCGGTGACATCCGGGCCCGGGCGCGTGGGCTGGCCCTGAAGCTGGGCGCCGTCACGGCTGTGCTCGCGCTCGCCTTCCTCCTCTGGACCCAGCTCGAGAACGGGGACGGGCGGAGCCTGATCGCGATGGTCGTCGCCGCGGCGGCGCTGGTCGGTGCCATCGGGATGACCGCGGCAGGCCGTGAGGGGTGGTCCTTCGCGCTCTCCGGAGTGGCCATCGCGGCGACGGTCGCCATGTTGTTCCTGACGCTCTTCCCGAACGTCATGCCGTCCTCGCTGAACGATGCCTGGAGCCTCACGGTCACCAACGCCTCGTCCAGCCCGTACACGCTGAAGATCATGACCTGGTGTGCCGGGATCGCCACCCCGGTCGTACTGCTCTACCAGGGGTGGACGTACTGGGTGTTCCGCAAGCGGATCGGCACCCAGCACATCGCCGAAGCGCACTGACGCGGTGAGTTCCCTGACCGAGCCGAGCCGTAAGGGATGTTTCACGTGAAACCGATCGACCCGCGCCTGCTCCGCCACGCCCGCGCCACCCGCCTGTTCATGGTGGCCGTGGTGGTTCTCGGCCTGGCCGGGGCGGCGCTGGTCATCGCCCAGGCCATGCTCATCGCCGAGATCGTGGTGGGCGGCTTCGAGGACGGGCTCACGGCGGGCGGGCTGCGCACCCCGCTCCCGCTGCTCGCGGCGGTCGCGCTCGGGCGGGCCCTGGTCGCCTGGCTCACCGAGCTGGCCGCCCACCGGGCCGGTGCGGCGGTCAAGTCCGAGCTGCGCCGACGGCTGCTCGACCGGGCTGCGGAGCTGGGGCCGGACTGGCTGAGCGGTCAGCGCACCGGCTCGCTGGTGACGCTGGCCACCCGGGGGATCGACGCGCTGGACGACTACTTCGCCCGCTATCTGCCCCAGTTGGGGCTCGCGGTGGTCGTGCCGGTGGCCGTGCTGGCCAGGGTCGTCACCGAGGACTGGGTGTCGGCTGCGATCATCGTGGTCACGCTGCCGCTCATCCCGCTCTTCATGATCCTGATCGGCTGGGCGACCCAGTCGCGGATGGACCGTCAGTGGCGGCTGCTCTCCCGGCTCTCCGGTCACTTCCTCGACGTGGTGGCCGGGCTGCCGACGCTGAAGGTGTTCGGCCGGGCGAAGGCCCAGGCCGAATCCATCCGCCGCATCACTTCGCAGTACCGGCAGGCCACCCTGCGCACCCTGCGGATCGCCTTCCTGTCCTCGTTCGCCCTCGAACTCCTCGCCACCCTCTCGGTGGCCCTCGTCGCGGTCACCATCGGCATGCGGCTCGTGCACGGTGAACTCGACCTCTACACCGGCCTGCTGGTCCTGATCCTCGCGCCCGAGGCCTACCTGCCCATCCGTCAGGTGGGCGCGCAGTTCCATGCGGCAGCCGAGGGCCTTTCGGCGGCGGAGGAGGTCTTCGCGGTGCTGGAGACGGAACCCCGCGCGAGCGGTACGGGGGAGGTGCCCGGGTCGCTGCGGCTGGAGCTGGAGGGGGTGACGGTACGCCACGAGGGGCGGTCCGAGCCTTCGCTCGCCGCTGCCCGGTTGACCGTCGAGGAGGGGGAGACGGTCGCCCTGGTCGGCCCGAGCGGTGTCGGCAAGTCCACCCTGCTGAACGTGGTGCTGGGCTTCACGGCCCCCGACGAGGGTCGGGTACGGGTCGGCGGCACCGATCTGGCGGACATCTCCCTCGCACGCTGGCGGGAGCGCATCGCCTGGGTCCCGCAGCGCCCCCATCTCTTCGCGGGCACCATCGCGGAGAACGTGAGGCTCGCCCGGCCCGCCGCCGACGACAGCGCGGTGACGGCGGCGCTGCGCGACGCGGGGGCGTACGAGTTCGTACGAGGGCTTCCGGACGGCGACCGCACGGTGCTCGGTGAGGACGGTGCCGGTCTCTCCGCGGGCCAGCGGCAGCGGATCGCGCTGGCCCGGGCCTTCCTCGCCGACCGGCCGGTGCTGCTGCTGGACGAGCCGACCGCGAGCCTGGACGGCGAGACGGAGGCGGGGGTCGTCGAGGCCGTACGGAGGCTGGCGGCGGGCCGGACCGTGCTGCTGGTGGTGCACCGGCCGGCCCTGCTGTCGGTCGCGGACCGGGTGGTGACGCTGACGGCTCCGGCTGCCCTTGCTAAGGAAGCCGCTGTGTCGCTGCCCAGCCCCGCGAACGCTGCCGGCGCGCCCAGCGACATCCTGCCGGCCGAGCCGGCGCCCGCAGCGGAAGCGCCCACGGAGGCCACGACGGCGCGCAGGCACGTGCTGACCCGGGTCCGGGACGCCGCAGGCGCCCAGCGTGCCCGGTTCGGGCTCGCCCTGCTGCTGGGAAGCCTGGCTCTGGGGTCCGCCGTGGGGCTCATGGCGGTCTCCGGCTGGCTGATCTCCCGGGCGTCCGAGCAGCCGCCCGTCCTGTACTTGATGGTCGCCGTGACGGCCACCCGTGCCTTCGGTATCGGACGGGCCGTCTTCCGCTACGCCGAGCGCCTCGTCTCGCACGACGCGGTCCTGCGGATGCTCGCCGAACTGCGCGTCGCCGTGTACCGCAGCCTGGAGCGCATCGCGCCGGGCGGCCTGCGCGGCGCCCGGCGCGGGGATCTGCTCTCGCGGCTGGTCGCGGACGTGGACGCGCTCCAGGACTACTGGCTCCGGTGGCTGCTGCCCGTCGGCACCGCCGTCCTCGTGGGCGCAGCGACCGTCGGCTTCACCGGCTGGCTGCTCCCCCAGGCGGGCCTGGTCCTGGCCGTGGGGCTGCTGCTGGCGGGCGTCGGGGTTCCGCTCGTCAGCGGTGCCTGCGCGCGCCGTGCGGAGCGCCGCCTGGCCCCCGCCCGGGCCGGTCTGGCTACCCGGAT
Proteins encoded in this window:
- the cydB gene encoding cytochrome d ubiquinol oxidase subunit II; its protein translation is MELHDVWFVLIAVLWTGYFFLEGFDFGIGVLTKLLARDRKERRVLINTIGPVWDGNEVWLLSAGGATFAAFPEWYATLFSGFYLPLLVILLCLIVRGVAFEYRAKRPEEKWQTNWEHAIFWTSLIPAVLWGVAFGNIVRGVKIDAHMEYTGSVLDLLNPYALLGGLVTLTLFTFHGAVFAGLKTAGDIRARARGLALKLGAVTAVLALAFLLWTQLENGDGRSLIAMVVAAAALVGAIGMTAAGREGWSFALSGVAIAATVAMLFLTLFPNVMPSSLNDAWSLTVTNASSSPYTLKIMTWCAGIATPVVLLYQGWTYWVFRKRIGTQHIAEAH
- the cydD gene encoding thiol reductant ABC exporter subunit CydD, with translation MKPIDPRLLRHARATRLFMVAVVVLGLAGAALVIAQAMLIAEIVVGGFEDGLTAGGLRTPLPLLAAVALGRALVAWLTELAAHRAGAAVKSELRRRLLDRAAELGPDWLSGQRTGSLVTLATRGIDALDDYFARYLPQLGLAVVVPVAVLARVVTEDWVSAAIIVVTLPLIPLFMILIGWATQSRMDRQWRLLSRLSGHFLDVVAGLPTLKVFGRAKAQAESIRRITSQYRQATLRTLRIAFLSSFALELLATLSVALVAVTIGMRLVHGELDLYTGLLVLILAPEAYLPIRQVGAQFHAAAEGLSAAEEVFAVLETEPRASGTGEVPGSLRLELEGVTVRHEGRSEPSLAAARLTVEEGETVALVGPSGVGKSTLLNVVLGFTAPDEGRVRVGGTDLADISLARWRERIAWVPQRPHLFAGTIAENVRLARPAADDSAVTAALRDAGAYEFVRGLPDGDRTVLGEDGAGLSAGQRQRIALARAFLADRPVLLLDEPTASLDGETEAGVVEAVRRLAAGRTVLLVVHRPALLSVADRVVTLTAPAALAKEAAVSLPSPANAAGAPSDILPAEPAPAAEAPTEATTARRHVLTRVRDAAGAQRARFGLALLLGSLALGSAVGLMAVSGWLISRASEQPPVLYLMVAVTATRAFGIGRAVFRYAERLVSHDAVLRMLAELRVAVYRSLERIAPGGLRGARRGDLLSRLVADVDALQDYWLRWLLPVGTAVLVGAATVGFTGWLLPQAGLVLAVGLLLAGVGVPLVSGACARRAERRLAPARAGLATRITDLLGGTAELTVAGALPGRVARTRAADATLTRIASRAASATALGGGLTALIAGLTVVAAALVALPAVADGRLAGVELAVVVLTPLAAFEAVTGLPLAAQYRQRVKRSAERVYEVLDAPVPVREPEAPAAPPVSPFPLELRGLSARYADTAHDALAAVDLTLEAGRRIAVVGPSGSGKTTLAQVLLRFLDARAGSYRIGGVDASALDGDTVRRYVGLCAQDAHIFDSSLRENLRLARPAATEPELRDALARARLLDWADALPDRLDTLVGEHGARLSGGQRQRLALARALLADFPVLVLDEPAEHLDLPTADALTADLLAATLGRTTVLITHRLAGLDAVDEVVVLEAGSIVQRGPYDVLASVDGPLRRMLARERESTGQPGAAVGARS